In a genomic window of Vulpes lagopus strain Blue_001 chromosome 13, ASM1834538v1, whole genome shotgun sequence:
- the LOC121474968 gene encoding LOW QUALITY PROTEIN: uncharacterized protein LOC121474968 (The sequence of the model RefSeq protein was modified relative to this genomic sequence to represent the inferred CDS: inserted 4 bases in 4 codons; deleted 2 bases in 2 codons; substituted 4 bases at 4 genomic stop codons) has product MLQNLPTGIWFGSSCPNQHEPYTEQHETPLPVALTGLIESILLTHQPTWDACQQLLQTLLTTEETVRLPRSSEKRPGADGRPTQLPNEIKDVFPLVRPTWDYDTAAGRERLRLYRQVLLAGLRGAGRRPTNLAKVSAIVQGKDEAPAGFLERLMEGYRMYTPFDPLADDRQPDVIMSFIGQSASGIRNKLQRXEGLQGYTLQDLVKEAEKIFNKXETPEEREERIRKEQEEREDKRDKRRNKELTRILATVVQGSGQSKSGQSRDLGDKRRPWVERDQCAYCKERGHWVKDCPRKGQTQGPKKKPIPVLSLEDEDXGCQGQEPXPEPRVTLKVGGQPVTFLVDTGAQHSVLTEEKGPLSSKTSWVQGATGGKLYQWTTERKVHLSTGQVTHSFLLVPDYPYPLLGRDLLSKVGAQIHFHQKRATITGTKGQPLQVLTLRPEDEHRLHEDSAPSVQPLNSEWLTNYPQAWVEMAGMGLAVNQPPIIINLKSSATPISIRQYSMSKEAKELIRPHIQRLLQLGILIPCQSPWNTPLLPVKKPGTGDYQPVQDLREVNRRMEDILPTVPNPYNLLSTLPPSHVWYTVLDLKDAFFCIRLSSQSQPIFAFEWKDPETGFSGQLTWTRLRQGFKNSPTLFDEALHQDLADFRVDHLDLILLQYMDDLLLAAKTEQDCVKGTGALLERLGELGYRASAKKAQIGQRRVTYLGYLLEGGQRWLMEGRKKAVALIPAPTNARGLREFLGSAGFCRLWIPGFAELAAPLYSLTKSNAPYTWVKKQQLAFDKIKRALLTAPALSLPDMTKPFMLYADEHKGIAKGVLTQKLGPWRRPVAYFSKKLDSVTAGWPPCLRIIAAVAVLVKDSDKLTFGQPLTVVAPHAIETAICQPPDRWLSNARVTHYQAMLLNSERIRFETATSLNPATLLPETESPSLVMHDCHQILAEVHGTRGDLTDQPLPDAEATWYTEGSSFLRNGERKAGXAVVDGKTVIWAGALKPGTLAQRAELIALTQALKXAKDKKVNIYTDSRYAFATAHVHGEIYRRRGLLTSAGKNIKNREEIQELLHSLFLPRKLSIIHCPGHQRGSDPVAEGNRMADETARAAALGPQALSLQAPEVVQTPGQLSLEYSDSDLDIVQQIGAKYDXQMKVWKHQGKTVLPQQRAKELVTHLHRWTHLGHQKLKPLLQREGQTYYIPKLPSLIQQVTVACVPCTKVHAKHFKMPEGTRIRGERPGTNWEVDFAEIKPGKYGNKYLLVFIDTFSGWTEAFPTKRETAQVVVKKILEEIFPRFGLPKVIRSDNGPAFVSQVSQLVARLLGINWKLHCAYRPKSSGQVERMNGTIKETLTKLTLETGTRDWVQLLPMVLFQVHNTPARHGLTPYEILYGGPPPVTDLLDSAIDPLANTPGLQXQAIQHQIWRPLAAVYRPRDATHPHPFQIGDSVYVRRHQSRTLEPHWKGPYTVLLTTPTALKVDGIAAWVHASHVKRGGVIPYEYPSQNPEKGLLTGPVDTRGDLGYTKKNQMMVLHSKLN; this is encoded by the exons ATGCTCCAGAACCTCCCAACTGGCATCTGGTTTGGATCCAGCTGCCCCAACCAACACGAGCCCTACACAGAGCAGCATGAAACACCCCTGCCTGTG GCACTAACCGGGTTAATTGAGTCAATTCTGTTGAcccaccagccgacctgggatgcctgccaacagctcctgcagactctcctcaccacggaggagacagTGCGTCTACCTCGAAGCTCGGAAAAACGTCCAGGGGcagatgggaggccgacccagctgcctaatgaaatcaaggacgttttccccttggttcgcccaacctgggactacgacactgctgctgggagggagcggctccgtctctatcgccaggtactcctagcgggtctcagaggggcagggcgtcgccccaccaatttggcaaaggtaagtgctatagtgcagggaaaagatgaggcaccggcaggttttctggaaagattaatggaaggctaccgtatgtaCACCCCCTTTGACCCCTTGGCTGACGATCGCCAGCCAGATGTAATCATGTCCTTCATCGGACAGTCGGCCTCGGGTATTCGTAATAAGTTACAACGGTAGGAGGGACTTCAGGGATACACCTTACAGGACTtagtgaaagaggcagaaaagatttttaacaagtgagaaaccccagaggaaagggaggaaaggatccgtaaagagcaagaggaacgagaggataaaagagataaaagacgtAATAAAGAACTGACTaggatactggccaccgtagtacagggctcagggcagagtaagtcaggacagagtagggacctgggagacaaaagaagaccatgggttgaacgagaccagtgtgcctactgcaaggaaaggGGACACTGGGTTAAAGATTGCCCAaggaagggccaaacgcagggacctaagaagaagcccattcccgttcTGTCCCTAGAAGATGaagattaggggtgtcagggccaggagc cccctgAGCCTCGggtaacccttaaagtggggggccaaccagtgaccttcttggttgatacgggagctcaacattcagttttaactgaggaaaaaggacccttgagctctaaaaCGTCTTGGGTTCAGGGAGCAACTGGAGGCAAGTTATATCAATGGACAACCGAACggaaggtccacctgagcactgggcaagtaacacattccttcctactggtcccagactacccctaccccctcctaggcagagaccttctttcaaaagtaggggcCCAGATCCATTTTCATCAGAAACGGGCCACCATTACTGGCACAaaagggcagcccctccaggtacTGACCTTGCGCCCAGAGGATGAACACCGGCTGCACGAGGACTCTGCACCATCCGTGcagcccctaaattctgaatggctcactaactaccctcaggcctgggtggaaATGGCCGGAATGGGACTAGCTGTTAACCAGCCACccataattataaacctaaaatcctcggccacccctatatcgatccggcaatattcaatgagcaaagaggccaaagagcTCATTCGGCCACACATACAGAGATTATTACAATTGGGCATCTTAATACCTTGTCAGTcgccctggaacactcctctATTGCCCGTA AAAAAACCCGGCACAGGAGATTACCAGCCGGTACAAGACTTACGGGAAGTTAACCGAAGGATGGAGGACATACTCCCCACGGTGCCgaatccctacaacttactcagcacCTTGCCCCCGAGCCACGTCTGGTATACGGTGTtagatctaaaagatgcattcttttgcataaggttaagctctcaaagccagcctatttttgcctttgaatggaaagatcctgagacgggattctcaggacaactcacttggacaaggctacgacaaggattcaaaaactcccccaccttgttcgaCGAAGCCTTGCaccaggacttggcagacttccgagttgacCATCTGGACCTCATCCTCCTGCAGTACATGGATGATTTGCTCCTGGcagctaagacagaacaggattgtgtaaaaggtacaggggccctgctcgagagactgggagaaCTGGgatatagggcctccgccaaaaaggcccaaataggccagagacgagtgacctatctgggatatctcctggagggaggccagaggtggctgatggagggccgcaaaaaggctgtggCCCTGATCCCTGCACCCACaaatgccagagggctacgagagttccttggcagtgccgggttctgccgcctctggatacccgggtttgcagagctggcggctcccctatattctctcacgaaatccaacgcCCCCTAC ACTTGGGTAAAGaaacaacaattggcttttgacaaaataaaaagggccttattgaccgcccctgccctgagcctcccagatatGACCAAACCATTTatgctatatgctgatgaacacaaaggaatagccaaaggggtcctaactcagaaactgggaccctggagaaggcccgtggcatacttttcaaaaaaattagacagcgtgactgcaggatggcccccatgtctccgaattatagcggctgtggcagtcctggttaaAGACTCAGACAAGTTGACTTTTGGCCAACCCCTCACGGTGGTGGCCCCCCACGCCATAGAGACAGCCATCTGCCAGCCCCCTGaccgatggctctcaaacgctcgggtcacccattatcaggccatgttactgaattccgagcggatacggtttgaaacggctacatccctaaacccggccaccttgcttccagaaaccgagtccccctccctggtaatgcatgattgccaccagatcctagccgaggtccatggcaccagaggggacttgacggaccagcctttgccagatgctgaagcaacctggtacaccgaggggagtagctttctacgaaatggtgagcgCAAAGCCG CAGCTGTGGTAGATGGGAAAACTGTCATCTGGGCCGGTGCCCTAAAACCTGGGACTTTGGCTCAAAGGGCGGAGCTcatagccctaactcaggccctaa aagctaaggacaaaaaggtcaacatttatactgataGTAGGTACGCTTTTGCAACTGCCcatgttcatggagaaatataccgaagaaggggtctcctgacctctgcaggaaaaaacatcaaaaacagagaagaaatacaagaacttctccattccctttttctgccaagaaaattaagtataattcactgtcctgggcatcagcgaggcagcgacccagtagcagaggggaacaggatggccgatgaaacagcacgggccgctgctCTAGGCCCACAGGCCCTCTCCCTACAAGCACCAGAGGTTGTCCAGACACCAGGGCAACTCTCTCTCGAATACTCAGACAGCGACCTGGATATTGTCCAGCAAATAGGGGCAAAATATGACTAACAAATGAAGGTCTGGAAACACCAAGGAAAGACGGTCCTGCCTCAGCAAAGGGCCAAAGAACTGGTAACTCACCTCCACCGGTGGACTCACCTCGGACACCAAAAATTAAAACCACTCCTCCAGAGAGAAGGTCAGACCTATTACATTCCCAAACTCCCCTCCCTGATCCAACAGGTAACCGTCGCTTGCGTACCCTGTACTAAGGTACATGCCAAACACTTCAAGATGCCTGAGGGAACTAGGATAAGGGGAGAAAGACCCGGAACTAATTGGGAAGTAGACTTCGCCGAAATCAAGCCAGGTAAATATGGTAACAAGTACCTCCTAGTGTTTATAGATaccttttcaggatggacagaagccttccccaccaaacgagaaactgcccaggtggttgtcaagaaaatcctagaagaaattttcccccggtttggactgcccaaggtaatacggtcggacaacggccctgccttcgtctcccaggtaagtcagttggtggccagattactggggataaattggaaattacattgtgcatacagacccaagagctcaggacaggtagaaagaatgaatggaacaattaaagagaccctaaccaaattgacattggagactggcactagagactgggtccaactcctccctatggttctgttccaaGTCCataacactcccgcgcgccatggactaactccttatgagattctctatggaggtcctcCACCAGTGAcagacttactagattctgctattgaccctcttgctaatactcccggtttac gacaggctatccagcaccagatctggagaccccttgcggctgtctaccgccccaGAGACGCAACCcacccacacccgttccagatcggtgactccgtctatgtcaggagacatcagtccaggacccttgagccccactggaagggcccatacactgtactactaaccaccccaaccgccctaaaagtagacggtattgctgcttgggtccacgcctcacacgtcaagcgc GGTGGTGTCATCCCCTACGAATATCCTTCACAGAACCCGGAAAAAGGGCTACTAACTGGGCCAGTGGATACTCGTGGGGACTTGGgttatacaaagaaaaatcagatgatGGTTTTACATTCAAAATTAAACTAA